The following coding sequences are from one Maniola jurtina chromosome 14, ilManJurt1.1, whole genome shotgun sequence window:
- the LOC123872192 gene encoding luc7-like protein 3 — translation MAVLAAAQLLDELMGRHRNTNPNEKIRKPNWEDPEYCKYYMVKFCPHDLFVNTRADLGACPKVHDDEVKDLFEKAESSYMKAQYVEEFLRFCRHMINDVERKIQKGKQRLELMNSKPEGPPMTQAQTEKNQEQVQLLSEKITALLQEAEEAGSCGNIEQAQGLMKLCDRLKEEKDTLLKQQENSHWSMTAELAAAQEKQMEVCPVCGAFLIVGDAQQRIDDHLSGKQHVGYFKLRQAYEEMHEAREKEQQEKERKRREERERDRSNRGGGLGSDRRDRERMERDRERDRDKDKDRGDRDNKDKEKERHRSSREGRDKDRERERDRDRDKERDTKERDTKERDTKERDTKERDTKERDTKERDTKERDRDRDRDRDRDRDRDRKHRRERRSSHERSRRRSRDRH, via the exons ATGGCGGTGTTGGCGGCGGCACAGTTGCTAGATGAGTTGATGGGCAGACACCGTAACACTAATCCAAATGAAAAGATAAGGAAACCCAATTGGGAAGACCCAGAA TATTGTAAATACTACATGGTCAAATTCTGTCCTCATGACTTATTTGTTAATACACGGGCTGATCTGGGGGCCTGTCCTAAAGTCCACGATGATGAAGTTAAGGATCTATTTGAAAAAGCAGAGTCTTCGTATATGAAAGCTCAATATGTTGAAGAGTTTCTTCGATTTTGCCGTCACATGATCAATGATGTAGAAA GAAAAATTCAAAAAGGTAAGCAAAGGCTGGAACTTATGAATTCCAAACCAGAGGGTCCACCAATGACTCAAGCTCAAACTGAAAAAAATCAGGAGCAG GTACAACTGCTATCGGAAAAGATCACTGCGTTGTTACAAGAAGCAGAGGAGGCGGGCAGTTGTGGGAACATTGAACAGGCCCAAGGGCTCATGAAGCTCTGTGATAGACTGAAAGAGGAAAAAGATACGCTTTTGAAACAGCAGGAAAATAG CCACTGGTCAATGACAGCAGAGCTAGCAGCCGCTCAGGAGAAGCAAATGGAGGTGTGCCCCGTGTGTGGCGCCTTCCTGATTGTTGGTGATGCTCAGCAGAGAATTGATGATCACTTGTCTGGGAAACAACATGTTGG ATACTTTAAATTACGTCAAGCCTACGAAGAGATGCACGAAGCCCGCGAGAAGGAACAGCAAGAGAAAGAGCGAAAACGACGtgaagagagagaaagagatcGCAGCAACCGCGGTGGCGGCCTCGGTTCAGATAGGCGCGATAGAGAGAGAATGGAGAGAGACCGCGAGCGGGACAGGGACAAGGACAAGGATAGGGGCGACAGGGACAACAAGGATAAAGAGAAGGAGCGTCATCG GTCAAGCCGCGAGGGGCGTGACAAGGACCGCGAAAGGGAGCGTGACCGTGACCGCGACAAGGAGCGTGACACCAAGGAACGTGACACCAAGGAGCGTGACACCAAGGAGCGTGACACCAAGGAGCGTGACACCAAGGAGCGTGACACCAAGGAGCGTGACACCAAGGAGCGTGACCGGGATCGCGACCGTGACCGGGACCGCGATCGCGATCGCGATCGCAAGCACCGCAGGGAGAGAA gatcTTCGCACGAGCGCTCTCGCCGGCGCTCCCGCGACCGCCACTAG
- the LOC123872193 gene encoding charged multivesicular body protein 6-A yields MGGWFSKSKKPVSRVTEQDKAVLQLKQQRDKLKQYQKRIELNLERDRQLAKKLLSEDKRDKAKLLLKKKRYQENLLHNADIQLEKLEQLTHDLEFTQIEVQVLDGLKTGNAALKKVHDILNIDEIEKILDETKEGIEKQREIDELISGQLTEEDDEAIEAELESILDVEDQLPEVPTDKLPDVVEEKTPERPQRVKSSSKKIAVEA; encoded by the exons ATGGGTGGATGGTTTAGCAAAAGTAAAAAGCCTGTAAGTAGGGTAACTGAGCAAGATAAGGCAGTATTACAACTCAAACAACAAAGAGACAAGTTGAAACAGTATCAGAAGAGAATAGAACTCAATCTTGAAAGAGACAGGCAGTTGGCGAAAAAACTTTTATCGGAAGACAAACGCGATAAGGCCAAGTTACTTTTGAAAAAGAAGAGGTATCAGGAAAATCTCCTGCATAACGCTGATATACAGTTAGAGAAGTTAGAACAACTTACACATGATTTGGAGTTCACACAAATTGAAGTCCAG GTGCTTGATGGCTTGAAGACTGGAAACGCAGCTTTAAAGAAAGTACACGACATTCTCAACATTGATGAAATAGAAAAGATACTAGATGAAACAAAGGAGGGTATTGAGAAACAGAGAGAAATAGATGAACTCATATCCGGACAATTGACTGAAGAGGATGATGAGGCTATTGAAGCTGAGCTTGAATCAATCCTTGATGTCGAAGATCAACTGCCCGAGGTTCCTACTGATAAATTGCCTGATGTTGTTGAGGAAAAGACACCAGAGAGACCTCAAAGAGTGAAATCTAGTTCAAAGAAAATTGCTGTTGAggcttaa